Proteins from one Lachnospiraceae bacterium KGMB03038 genomic window:
- the fabD gene encoding ACP S-malonyltransferase codes for MSKIAFIYPGQGAQKAGMGQDFYENSPLARKIYDEAGKKLDLDMKELCFAENDKLDLTEYTQAALVTTCLAMTEVVKEQGISPDITAGLSLGEYAAIAAAGGMDTLDAIRLVRKRGILMQNTVPAGVGAMCAVMALDAQKIEEVLEGLEDVSIANYNCPGQIVITGKTECVESAAKKLKEAGAKRTIMLNVSGPFHSPLLKRAGEELAQELKTVKLYPLQVPYVTNVTAEKVEDISRTKELLAEQVSSSVRWMQSMETMIADGADTFIEIGPGRTLAGFLKKISRDVTVCNISAWEDVEKVKEVLKLK; via the coding sequence ATGAGTAAGATTGCTTTTATCTATCCAGGTCAGGGAGCCCAGAAGGCAGGCATGGGACAGGATTTCTATGAGAACAGTCCTCTGGCGCGAAAGATCTATGACGAGGCGGGGAAAAAGCTGGATTTGGATATGAAGGAGCTGTGCTTCGCGGAAAATGATAAGCTCGACCTTACTGAATATACACAGGCGGCGCTGGTCACCACCTGTCTGGCTATGACAGAAGTGGTGAAAGAACAGGGAATCAGCCCGGATATCACAGCAGGCTTGAGCCTGGGAGAATATGCGGCGATCGCGGCGGCTGGCGGGATGGATACCTTGGATGCCATCCGTTTGGTGCGAAAACGCGGGATTCTGATGCAGAACACGGTTCCCGCGGGAGTGGGAGCCATGTGCGCGGTAATGGCCCTGGATGCCCAGAAGATCGAGGAAGTCTTAGAAGGACTAGAGGATGTGTCCATCGCGAATTACAATTGTCCGGGGCAGATTGTGATCACTGGGAAGACAGAGTGTGTAGAATCGGCGGCGAAGAAGCTGAAAGAGGCGGGAGCAAAAAGGACGATCATGCTGAACGTCAGCGGCCCATTTCACTCCCCTTTGCTGAAAAGGGCTGGGGAAGAACTGGCGCAGGAACTGAAGACCGTGAAGCTCTATCCTCTCCAGGTGCCTTACGTGACGAACGTGACGGCGGAAAAAGTGGAAGATATTTCCCGGACCAAAGAACTGCTGGCGGAACAGGTCAGCTCTTCTGTGCGCTGGATGCAGAGTATGGAAACTATGATCGCCGATGGCGCGGATACTTTTATAGAGATCGGGCCGGGTCGGACTTTGGCGGGATTTCTGAAGAAGATCAGCCGGGACGTGACGGTCTGCAACATCAGCGCATGGGAAGATGTGGAAAAAGTAAAAGAAGTGCTAAAGTTAAAATAG
- a CDS encoding PLP-dependent lyase/thiolase, translated as MGKQQAVSETVGRNKEILFKSVNLNYDEFKKERLAWDYEKLMDSVGYSLDEIRKIQQEVYVGNTPLLELKNMTRLIRKISEPGKGARIFLKDEANNPTGSFKDRRAVLPVYEAKKNGYPGVIVSSSGNYGAAVASQAARRGIKSIVAQEVYDDAGNGQPESLEKGRACEAYGSEIQQYTVGPEVFTYVILNLLDETGYFSSSLYLPHSIAGIETIGAEIMEQTLAQTGRQPDVVMVTHAGGGNFTGTARGMLKSGYTGKLCGVSVDLRDLDSHDDSQFARKSFSTGHTGYGYTSLRNPESVDVPLNAARPLRYMDAYYTVTQGDVYYITELLDRMEGLQRGPAGNTSLAGAFALARQMDEDQIIVVQESEYTGAGKSHTAQLTFAEDHGVKVYRGDTNEERPGESIVIPESPQDIRIRDIDLDKIRQQYLEINVKEKGFDNITPEELAFLAAETHQSEEKTKEELTAMGIHIV; from the coding sequence ATGGGAAAACAACAGGCAGTTTCTGAAACCGTTGGAAGAAACAAAGAAATTTTATTTAAATCTGTTAACCTGAACTACGATGAATTCAAGAAGGAACGATTGGCCTGGGACTATGAAAAGCTGATGGATTCTGTAGGCTACAGCCTGGACGAGATCCGCAAGATCCAGCAGGAGGTCTATGTAGGAAACACTCCCCTTCTGGAACTGAAAAATATGACCCGGCTGATCCGTAAAATTTCAGAACCAGGCAAAGGCGCCCGCATCTTTTTGAAAGATGAAGCCAACAATCCTACCGGCAGTTTCAAGGACCGCCGGGCAGTCCTCCCTGTTTATGAGGCCAAGAAAAATGGATATCCGGGCGTGATCGTTTCCTCCAGCGGAAACTATGGCGCGGCCGTGGCTTCTCAGGCTGCCCGCCGGGGCATCAAATCCATCGTTGCTCAGGAAGTCTATGACGACGCCGGAAACGGCCAGCCTGAATCTCTGGAAAAAGGCCGTGCCTGCGAAGCGTACGGTTCCGAGATCCAGCAGTATACAGTAGGGCCTGAAGTATTTACATATGTCATCTTAAACTTGTTGGATGAGACCGGATATTTTAGTTCCTCCCTTTATCTGCCCCACAGCATCGCCGGCATTGAGACCATCGGCGCAGAGATTATGGAACAGACCCTTGCCCAGACCGGGCGGCAGCCGGACGTAGTCATGGTCACCCACGCAGGCGGCGGAAACTTTACCGGAACCGCCAGAGGCATGTTAAAATCCGGCTACACCGGGAAACTCTGCGGCGTATCCGTAGATCTGCGGGATCTGGATTCCCACGATGACAGCCAGTTTGCTAGGAAATCCTTCTCCACCGGACATACCGGCTATGGCTACACTTCCTTAAGGAATCCGGAAAGCGTGGACGTACCTCTGAACGCGGCCCGGCCATTAAGATACATGGACGCTTACTATACCGTGACCCAGGGAGATGTTTACTACATCACGGAGCTGCTGGACCGTATGGAAGGACTGCAGAGAGGCCCTGCCGGAAACACATCCCTGGCCGGAGCATTTGCCCTGGCCCGCCAGATGGACGAAGACCAGATCATCGTTGTTCAGGAATCCGAGTACACAGGCGCCGGAAAATCCCACACCGCCCAGCTTACCTTCGCGGAAGACCACGGTGTAAAAGTCTACCGGGGCGATACCAATGAGGAGCGGCCGGGAGAATCCATCGTCATTCCAGAATCGCCACAGGATATCCGCATCCGCGATATCGATCTGGATAAGATCCGCCAGCAGTATCTTGAGATCAACGTAAAAGAAAAAGGCTTCGATAATATTACGCCGGAAGAACTGGCCTTCCTGGCAGCCGAGACTCATCAAAGCGAAGAAAAGACAAAAGAAGAATTGACCGCAATGGGAATTCATATCGTATAA
- a CDS encoding NAD-dependent protein deacylase produces the protein MYEEEAARLQEIADDSERIVFFGGAGVSTESGIPDFRSADGIYRQKYRYSPEQIVSHSFFVRDTEAFYEFYKTKMMFLDAKPNPAHMKLAQLEQAGKLLAVITQNIDGLHQAAGSKKVYEIHGSIHRNYCQRCGKFYDAAYVKNSEGVPHCECGGLIKPDVVLYEESLDSGLIRKSIEAISQADTLIIGGTSLVVYPAAGFIDYFRGKHLVVINKSATAREVGAELTIAAPIGEVMEQIKV, from the coding sequence ATGTATGAGGAAGAAGCGGCAAGATTACAGGAGATCGCGGACGACAGTGAACGGATCGTGTTTTTTGGCGGGGCGGGAGTTTCCACAGAAAGCGGGATTCCAGATTTTCGCAGCGCCGATGGGATCTATCGGCAGAAATACAGGTATTCTCCGGAGCAGATTGTCAGCCACAGCTTTTTTGTGCGGGATACAGAAGCCTTCTATGAATTCTACAAAACAAAAATGATGTTTCTGGACGCAAAGCCCAATCCGGCCCATATGAAGCTGGCCCAGCTCGAACAGGCAGGGAAGCTTCTGGCAGTCATCACCCAGAATATCGATGGACTCCATCAGGCGGCGGGAAGTAAAAAAGTCTATGAGATACACGGAAGTATCCATCGAAATTATTGTCAAAGATGCGGGAAATTCTACGATGCGGCTTATGTAAAGAATTCGGAAGGAGTTCCGCACTGTGAATGTGGAGGCTTGATCAAGCCAGATGTGGTGCTCTATGAAGAAAGTTTGGATTCCGGGCTGATCCGCAAAAGTATAGAAGCTATCAGCCAGGCGGACACATTGATCATCGGCGGCACCTCCCTGGTCGTCTATCCCGCGGCGGGATTTATCGATTATTTCCGCGGAAAACACCTGGTGGTGATCAATAAGAGCGCTACGGCAAGAGAAGTGGGAGCAGAATTGACTATCGCGGCGCCTATTGGGGAAGTGATGGAACAGATAAAAGTGTAA
- a CDS encoding nitronate monooxygenase gives MEIRPLKIGNMEAKVPLIQGGMGVGISLGNLAGAVAKEGGIGIISAAQIGYREPDFDLDPKGANLRAIRTEYEKARALAPKGIIGFNIMVAMRHYEEYVKAAIQAGADLIVSGAGVPTDLPKIAAGSEVKLAPIISTEKSARLILKYWWRKYRKVPDLLVIEGPAAGGHLGFAEEQLALYGYGTAVYDREVERIFRSVREYEAEAGQKIPVALAGGISTKEAAAHAFSLGVDAIQAATRFVTTFECDADIRYKEAYLAADKEDILIVKSPVGMPGRAIRNPLMERVGAGEQIPHTPCHGCLHTCDPARIPYCITDALIHAAEGDVENGLLFCGADAWRAKRLETVKEVIASLIPESV, from the coding sequence ATGGAAATAAGACCATTGAAAATTGGGAATATGGAGGCAAAAGTCCCGCTCATCCAGGGGGGCATGGGTGTTGGGATCAGCCTCGGCAATTTGGCCGGGGCAGTTGCGAAGGAGGGCGGCATAGGGATTATCTCTGCCGCCCAGATCGGTTATCGGGAACCGGACTTTGACTTAGATCCAAAAGGGGCAAACCTAAGAGCGATCCGGACAGAATACGAAAAGGCCAGGGCTCTTGCTCCGAAAGGCATTATCGGATTTAATATCATGGTGGCAATGCGGCATTATGAAGAATATGTAAAAGCCGCGATCCAGGCAGGGGCGGATCTCATTGTTTCCGGAGCGGGCGTGCCCACAGATCTGCCGAAGATCGCGGCGGGATCTGAAGTAAAACTGGCGCCGATCATTTCTACAGAGAAATCGGCCCGTTTGATCCTGAAATATTGGTGGAGGAAATACCGCAAAGTCCCGGATCTTCTGGTGATCGAAGGCCCGGCGGCAGGCGGGCACTTAGGATTTGCAGAGGAACAGCTTGCCCTTTATGGATATGGAACCGCGGTTTACGATAGGGAAGTAGAACGGATTTTTCGGTCGGTCAGGGAATATGAGGCGGAAGCCGGGCAGAAGATCCCGGTGGCTTTGGCTGGCGGGATTTCCACCAAAGAAGCGGCGGCTCACGCGTTTTCTCTGGGGGTGGACGCGATCCAGGCAGCCACCCGGTTTGTGACCACCTTTGAGTGCGATGCGGATATTCGTTACAAGGAGGCGTATTTGGCCGCGGACAAAGAAGATATCTTGATTGTAAAAAGTCCAGTGGGAATGCCGGGAAGGGCAATTCGAAATCCGCTGATGGAGCGGGTCGGAGCCGGAGAGCAGATTCCTCATACTCCATGCCACGGCTGTCTCCATACATGCGATCCGGCGAGGATTCCTTATTGTATCACCGACGCGCTGATCCACGCGGCAGAGGGAGATGTGGAAAACGGGCTTCTATTCTGCGGGGCAGACGCCTGGCGAGCAAAACGGCTGGAAACGGTGAAAGAAGTCATTGCTTCTCTGATACCGGAAAGCGTATAA
- a CDS encoding acetyl-CoA carboxylase carboxyltransferase subunit beta produces MKLDNVFKKTRLSSARKAYISIGGKRPEVPEGLLRKCNKCGGAIIAEDVKQGYYICPKCGGYFRVHAYRRIEMVADEGTFEEWDQGLATRNPLHYKGYEEKLKTIREKTKLDEAVITGKARINGTPVVIGVCDGRFLMASMGQVVGEKIARAAGRATKEKLPVILFACSGGARMQEGITSLMQMAKTSAALKRHSDAGLLYISVLTDPTTGGVTASFAMLGDVILAEPKALIGFAGPRVIEQTIGQKLPKGFQRSEFLLEHGFIDGIVERPQLKETLSQILKLHETEGHVRKQDVTEESGGSDRESQEGEISGDSMANMEDSHTHNQAAAWDRVQISRMKDRPVGSDYIGALFTDFIEFHGDRYFADDKAVIGGIARFHGKPVTVIAQAKGTNTKENIERNFGMPSPDGYRKALRLMKQAEKFGRPVICFVDTPGAFCGLEAEERGQGEAIARNIYEMSGLTVPILSIIIGEGGSGGALAMATADQVWMLENSIYSILSPEGFASILWKDSGKAKEAAEVMRLTARDLYEMGIVERVFSEPAHYTVQNLREVTGPMEREIGRFLEAARQVSAEELVSRRYERFRRM; encoded by the coding sequence ATGAAATTAGATAATGTGTTCAAAAAAACAAGACTTTCTTCTGCTAGAAAGGCATATATCTCCATTGGCGGGAAAAGACCTGAGGTGCCGGAAGGACTGCTTCGGAAATGTAATAAATGTGGGGGAGCGATCATTGCGGAAGATGTGAAGCAGGGGTATTATATCTGCCCTAAATGCGGCGGATATTTCCGCGTCCATGCGTATCGGCGCATTGAGATGGTGGCGGATGAAGGGACATTTGAAGAATGGGACCAGGGATTGGCCACCCGGAATCCTCTCCATTATAAGGGATATGAGGAAAAACTTAAGACTATCCGGGAAAAGACAAAACTGGATGAGGCGGTCATTACTGGGAAAGCCCGTATCAATGGGACTCCTGTGGTCATTGGCGTATGTGACGGCCGTTTCCTGATGGCAAGTATGGGTCAGGTGGTAGGCGAAAAGATTGCCCGGGCAGCAGGGCGGGCCACCAAGGAAAAACTTCCGGTGATCTTATTTGCCTGCTCCGGCGGCGCCCGGATGCAGGAAGGAATCACTTCTCTTATGCAGATGGCCAAGACTTCAGCGGCCTTGAAACGCCACAGTGATGCGGGGCTTCTTTATATCAGTGTGCTGACAGATCCTACCACCGGCGGGGTAACGGCAAGCTTTGCCATGCTGGGCGATGTGATCCTGGCAGAACCAAAGGCTTTGATCGGATTTGCGGGGCCAAGGGTGATTGAGCAGACGATCGGACAGAAGCTGCCTAAGGGATTCCAGCGCTCTGAATTTCTGCTGGAACACGGATTCATTGACGGGATTGTGGAGCGTCCCCAGCTAAAAGAAACGCTTTCCCAGATTTTGAAACTTCATGAAACGGAAGGGCATGTAAGAAAGCAAGACGTAACAGAGGAAAGCGGCGGATCTGACAGGGAGAGCCAGGAGGGCGAGATATCCGGGGACAGTATGGCAAATATGGAAGATTCCCATACCCATAATCAAGCGGCTGCCTGGGACCGGGTGCAGATCTCTCGGATGAAAGACCGGCCGGTGGGAAGCGACTATATTGGCGCTCTGTTTACGGATTTTATAGAATTCCACGGAGACCGGTATTTTGCCGATGATAAGGCTGTCATAGGCGGAATTGCCCGCTTTCACGGAAAGCCGGTGACAGTGATCGCTCAGGCGAAAGGAACCAATACAAAGGAAAATATCGAGCGTAATTTTGGAATGCCTTCTCCGGACGGATACCGCAAGGCCCTGCGCCTGATGAAACAGGCGGAGAAATTTGGCCGTCCGGTGATCTGTTTTGTAGATACACCGGGAGCGTTCTGCGGGCTGGAAGCGGAAGAGCGGGGACAGGGTGAGGCGATCGCAAGAAATATTTACGAGATGTCTGGGCTTACCGTCCCGATCCTATCTATCATCATTGGAGAAGGAGGAAGTGGCGGCGCTCTTGCCATGGCGACAGCAGATCAAGTCTGGATGCTGGAAAACTCTATCTATTCTATTCTGTCACCGGAAGGATTTGCCAGTATTCTGTGGAAGGACAGCGGGAAGGCAAAAGAAGCGGCAGAGGTCATGCGTCTGACGGCCCGGGATCTGTATGAAATGGGGATCGTGGAACGCGTATTTTCAGAGCCGGCCCATTATACCGTGCAGAATCTGCGGGAGGTGACCGGACCTATGGAACGGGAGATCGGGCGATTTTTGGAGGCGGCCAGGCAGGTTTCGGCGGAAGAACTGGTTTCTAGAAGGTATGAAAGGTTCCGCAGGATGTAA
- a CDS encoding acetyl-CoA carboxylase biotin carboxylase subunit: MIKKVLIANRGEIAVRIIRACREMGIETVAVYSEADREALHTKLADEAVCIGPAPSSESYLSMDRIISATIITGADAIHPGFGFLSENNKFAELCEQCNITFIGPKSRVIAKLGNKQEARNTMMAAGVPVIPGSREAVYDAKEGAKIAEEIGYPVIIKAALGGGGKGMRVAQRPEEFENSFQTAQKETQMAFGDNTMYIEHFVQHPRHIEFQILADSYGNVIHLGERDCSVQRNHQKMIEEAPSIALTDELREKMGEAAVRAAKAAGYENAGTIEFLLEKNGNFYFMEMNTRIQVEHPVTEWVTGIDLVKEQIRIASGKKLSYTQNEVHLSGHAIECRINAENPKKGFRPSPGTIQDMYLPGGKGIRIDSAIYSGYTIPPYYDSMVAKLIVWAKNRKEAIRKMQSALGEVIIEGIDTNVDYQYEIVSHPDFISGDIDIEFIEKM; this comes from the coding sequence ATGATCAAGAAAGTTTTAATCGCTAACCGGGGAGAAATCGCGGTCCGGATCATCCGCGCCTGCCGGGAAATGGGCATCGAGACGGTAGCGGTCTACTCAGAGGCGGACCGGGAAGCCCTCCATACCAAACTTGCGGACGAGGCGGTGTGCATAGGCCCCGCGCCGTCCAGCGAAAGTTATCTGAGCATGGACCGGATCATCAGCGCCACTATTATTACTGGGGCGGATGCCATCCATCCGGGATTTGGATTTCTTTCGGAAAACAATAAATTTGCAGAGCTGTGTGAGCAGTGCAATATTACATTTATCGGACCAAAGTCCCGCGTGATCGCTAAGCTTGGCAATAAGCAGGAGGCCAGAAATACCATGATGGCCGCCGGCGTTCCAGTGATTCCGGGAAGCAGGGAGGCGGTCTATGATGCCAAAGAAGGCGCAAAGATCGCGGAAGAGATTGGTTATCCGGTGATCATCAAGGCGGCTCTCGGAGGCGGCGGAAAAGGAATGAGAGTGGCACAGAGGCCGGAGGAATTCGAGAACAGTTTTCAGACGGCCCAGAAGGAAACACAAATGGCGTTTGGCGACAATACCATGTATATCGAACATTTTGTGCAGCATCCCAGACATATTGAGTTCCAGATCCTGGCGGATTCCTACGGAAATGTGATCCATCTGGGGGAGCGGGACTGCTCCGTCCAGAGAAATCATCAGAAAATGATAGAGGAAGCGCCCTCCATCGCCCTGACAGATGAATTGCGCGAGAAAATGGGCGAGGCGGCGGTGCGGGCGGCCAAAGCGGCCGGCTATGAAAACGCGGGGACCATAGAATTTCTTTTGGAGAAAAACGGGAACTTCTATTTTATGGAAATGAACACTCGGATCCAGGTGGAGCATCCGGTAACTGAGTGGGTAACGGGAATTGATCTTGTAAAAGAACAGATCCGTATCGCATCCGGGAAAAAGCTTTCCTATACTCAGAACGAAGTTCACCTGAGCGGCCACGCCATCGAGTGCCGGATCAATGCGGAGAATCCTAAGAAAGGGTTTCGTCCTTCGCCGGGAACGATCCAGGATATGTATCTTCCGGGGGGCAAGGGAATCCGCATCGATTCCGCGATTTACAGCGGCTATACAATTCCGCCCTATTATGACTCTATGGTGGCGAAGCTGATCGTATGGGCAAAGAATCGAAAGGAAGCGATCCGTAAAATGCAGAGCGCCTTGGGCGAGGTCATTATCGAGGGAATCGACACGAACGTGGACTATCAGTATGAGATCGTCAGCCATCCAGACTTCATTTCTGGAGACATTGACATTGAATTCATTGAGAAAATGTAA
- the fabF gene encoding beta-ketoacyl-ACP synthase II, whose protein sequence is MKRRVVVTGLGAVTPIGNTVEEFWTGIREGKVGIGEITKFDTADYKVKLAAEVKGFEAKERMDFKAARRMEPFSQYAVAAAIEACEDAGIEIEKEDPFRAGVIVGSGIGSLQEVEREYEKITTKGPSRVNPLMVPLMISNMAAGNISIQLGFKGKCTSVVTACASGTNCIGDALRAIQYGDADIMLAGGTESCICPTGVAGFTSLTALSVSTDPLRASIPFDKDRNGFVLGEGAGIVVLEELEHARKRGAKIYAELAGYGATGDAYHITSPAEDGSGAAKAMTLAMEEGGVSPEEIDYINAHGTSTHHNDLYETRAIKAALGEAAKKVVINSTKSIVGHLLGAAGGVEFITCVKAIQDGFIHQTMGTREADEECDLNYAIGAPVEKEIRYALTNSLGFGGHNATLLLKKYEG, encoded by the coding sequence ATGAAAAGAAGGGTCGTAGTAACAGGACTTGGGGCAGTGACCCCGATCGGAAATACGGTGGAAGAGTTCTGGACCGGCATCCGGGAAGGAAAGGTCGGTATTGGAGAAATTACCAAATTTGATACTGCAGATTATAAAGTAAAATTAGCGGCCGAAGTAAAAGGGTTCGAGGCAAAAGAGCGGATGGATTTTAAGGCGGCCCGCCGGATGGAGCCATTTTCCCAATACGCGGTGGCGGCGGCTATAGAAGCCTGCGAGGATGCTGGGATTGAGATTGAGAAGGAAGATCCTTTCCGGGCAGGTGTGATCGTAGGGTCAGGTATCGGAAGCCTCCAGGAAGTAGAGCGGGAGTATGAAAAGATTACAACGAAAGGTCCCTCCAGGGTAAATCCTTTGATGGTGCCTCTGATGATCTCCAATATGGCGGCCGGAAATATTTCCATCCAGCTTGGATTCAAAGGGAAATGTACCAGCGTAGTGACAGCCTGCGCTTCTGGGACCAACTGTATTGGAGATGCGCTGCGGGCAATCCAGTATGGAGATGCGGATATCATGCTGGCCGGCGGGACGGAAAGCTGCATCTGTCCAACAGGGGTGGCGGGATTTACCAGTCTGACGGCGCTGTCTGTCAGTACGGACCCTCTGCGCGCGTCTATTCCATTTGATAAGGACCGGAATGGCTTTGTTCTGGGAGAAGGAGCGGGCATCGTTGTCCTGGAAGAGCTGGAGCACGCAAGGAAACGGGGAGCTAAGATTTATGCGGAATTGGCGGGTTATGGAGCGACCGGCGATGCTTATCATATCACTTCTCCGGCAGAAGATGGGAGCGGAGCGGCGAAAGCCATGACTCTTGCCATGGAAGAAGGCGGCGTCTCTCCGGAAGAAATAGATTATATCAATGCCCATGGGACCAGCACTCACCATAACGATCTTTATGAGACCAGGGCTATCAAGGCAGCCTTAGGGGAAGCTGCCAAGAAAGTCGTCATCAATTCCACCAAGTCTATAGTCGGCCATCTGTTGGGAGCGGCCGGAGGTGTGGAATTCATTACCTGCGTCAAGGCCATCCAGGATGGATTTATCCATCAGACTATGGGGACCAGAGAAGCGGATGAGGAGTGCGATCTGAATTATGCCATCGGCGCTCCAGTAGAAAAAGAAATCCGTTATGCTTTGACGAATTCTCTGGGATTTGGCGGACATAACGCAACATTACTGTTGAAGAAATATGAAGGTTAG
- the fabZ gene encoding 3-hydroxyacyl-ACP dehydratase FabZ: MKHLDINQIKEIIPHRHPFLLVDYIEDYEPGQFAVGYKCVTFREDFFAGHFPQEPVMPGVLTVEALAQVGAVAILSVEENKGKIAYFGGINKCKFKGKIVPGDKVRLETKIIKQKGPVGVGEAIASVDGKTVVSAELTFMIG; the protein is encoded by the coding sequence ATGAAGCATTTAGATATCAACCAGATTAAGGAAATCATTCCGCACCGGCACCCGTTTTTGTTGGTAGATTATATCGAAGATTATGAGCCGGGGCAGTTTGCGGTAGGTTACAAGTGTGTGACGTTCCGTGAGGATTTCTTTGCCGGACATTTCCCTCAGGAACCGGTGATGCCGGGCGTGCTGACGGTGGAGGCGCTGGCCCAAGTGGGAGCGGTGGCGATCTTAAGCGTAGAAGAAAATAAGGGGAAGATTGCTTATTTTGGCGGCATTAATAAGTGCAAGTTCAAGGGAAAGATTGTCCCTGGCGACAAGGTACGGCTGGAGACGAAGATCATCAAGCAGAAAGGACCGGTCGGCGTGGGGGAAGCCATTGCCAGCGTAGATGGAAAGACGGTGGTCAGCGCGGAATTGACCTTTATGATCGGATAG
- the fabG gene encoding 3-oxoacyl-[acyl-carrier-protein] reductase, translating to MAAEKIAVVTGASRGIGRAIAIRLASEGATVIINYNGSKEKAEEVKKEIEAAGGQAAVYQCNVADYDQCEAFIQKVVKDYGRLDILVNNAGVTRDGLLMKMTETDFDQVIETNLKGTFHTIRFAARQMLRQKSGRIVNLSSVVGVAGNAGQANYAASKAGVIGLTKSAAKELASRGITVNAVAPGFIDTDMTSVLSDKVKEGAAAQIPLGTFGQPEDVAAAVAFLASEEGRYITGQVLHVDGGMVM from the coding sequence ATGGCGGCAGAAAAGATCGCGGTTGTGACAGGAGCTTCCAGAGGGATCGGCAGAGCGATCGCCATCCGTCTGGCCAGTGAGGGAGCGACGGTAATCATCAATTATAATGGATCCAAAGAAAAAGCGGAAGAGGTAAAGAAAGAGATTGAGGCGGCCGGCGGACAGGCGGCAGTGTACCAGTGCAATGTGGCGGATTATGATCAGTGCGAAGCGTTTATCCAGAAGGTGGTCAAGGACTATGGACGGCTGGATATTCTGGTAAACAATGCGGGAGTTACAAGAGACGGCCTTTTGATGAAGATGACGGAAACAGATTTTGATCAGGTGATCGAAACCAACTTAAAAGGAACTTTCCATACGATCCGTTTTGCGGCCCGCCAGATGCTTCGGCAAAAAAGCGGCAGGATCGTCAATTTATCTTCTGTAGTAGGAGTGGCGGGGAATGCCGGGCAGGCGAACTATGCCGCTTCAAAGGCTGGAGTCATTGGTCTGACTAAGTCTGCGGCAAAAGAACTTGCTTCCCGCGGGATTACCGTAAACGCGGTGGCGCCGGGATTTATCGACACAGATATGACAAGTGTTTTATCCGACAAGGTGAAGGAAGGGGCGGCAGCTCAGATTCCGCTCGGAACGTTTGGACAGCCGGAAGATGTGGCGGCGGCTGTGGCGTTTCTTGCATCGGAAGAGGGAAGATATATTACCGGTCAGGTATTGCATGTGGACGGCGGTATGGTGATGTAA
- a CDS encoding MarR family transcriptional regulator, translating to MDEAYKVINGVLVNLINEIWELEEKAIITEEFKDLTNNDMHVIEAIGLGEGRNMSAIAKKLNITVGTLTTAVNSLVNKKYAQRHRSEEDRRVVFVSLTEKGIRAYRHHEDYHRQMTQAILEKLDKEELPVLVKTLDALTEFFTGYSKQDHRG from the coding sequence ATGGACGAGGCGTATAAGGTGATCAACGGCGTACTGGTAAATCTGATCAATGAAATCTGGGAACTGGAAGAAAAAGCCATTATCACAGAAGAATTCAAGGATCTGACCAATAATGACATGCATGTGATCGAGGCTATTGGACTGGGAGAAGGGCGGAACATGTCTGCGATCGCGAAAAAATTAAATATTACGGTAGGGACGCTTACAACAGCGGTCAACAGTCTGGTCAATAAGAAATACGCGCAGCGCCATAGGAGCGAGGAAGACCGCAGGGTCGTCTTCGTCAGCCTGACTGAAAAAGGGATACGGGCTTACCGGCATCATGAGGATTATCATCGGCAAATGACCCAGGCAATCCTGGAGAAATTGGATAAAGAGGAACTCCCCGTTTTGGTAAAAACGCTGGATGCATTGACGGAATTTTTCACCGGTTACAGCAAACAGGACCATCGCGGGTAA
- the accB gene encoding acetyl-CoA carboxylase biotin carboxyl carrier protein, with protein MEFENLITLIKTVSESELTGFKYEEKGLKLQMSKQDGEVKVVSAPAVIPAAPAVPPAPFAAPTAGNPSEEAPSSRTESVKGEKTGKIVESPLVGTFYAAPAEDAEAFVTVGSRVKKGQTLAIVEAMKLMNEIESDYDGTIAEILVENGQPVEYGQPLFRIN; from the coding sequence ATGGAATTTGAAAATCTGATCACATTGATCAAGACCGTGTCCGAGTCAGAATTAACCGGATTCAAATATGAAGAAAAGGGCTTGAAACTACAGATGAGCAAACAGGATGGAGAGGTGAAGGTGGTATCTGCCCCGGCGGTCATCCCCGCTGCGCCGGCAGTTCCGCCAGCTCCATTTGCAGCGCCGACGGCAGGGAATCCTTCTGAGGAAGCGCCGAGTTCCAGGACCGAAAGCGTGAAGGGAGAAAAAACAGGAAAGATTGTAGAATCACCACTGGTAGGAACTTTCTACGCGGCGCCGGCAGAAGACGCGGAAGCCTTCGTGACCGTAGGAAGCCGGGTAAAAAAAGGCCAGACACTTGCGATCGTAGAAGCTATGAAACTGATGAACGAGATCGAAAGCGATTACGATGGAACCATAGCGGAGATCCTGGTAGAAAATGGCCAGCCAGTAGAATATGGCCAGCCATTATTTCGGATCAATTAG